A part of Vulcanisaeta moutnovskia 768-28 genomic DNA contains:
- a CDS encoding MBL fold metallo-hydrolase — MVRVIEVMNNVYQIDLEPGGISNLVSVYAINTGRGVVVFEGGPAVSSNDLKNALRSLPGNVTHAFITHVHIDHYGGTGILTELNPNIEVYVHPRGSKVLPNPDIIWVPARDAMGWLGELYGKPLEIPGKNARETKDGDRTTIGDITVEVIHTPGHASHHQSFVVEPWNILIVGDAAGIYVKDLDYIIPTTMEPLRFDLYVDSIKKLIARNPAYIAYTHHLLVPNATDLLNRHLRQVDIWGRTAEEAVRERLSVNDLERMLLERDQDLKRVYDRLRNMRAHYHLFGMAIDGLYKYFRDIESKRK, encoded by the coding sequence ATGGTGCGGGTAATTGAGGTAATGAATAATGTATATCAAATAGACCTCGAACCTGGTGGAATCAGTAATTTAGTCTCGGTCTATGCAATAAACACGGGCAGGGGTGTAGTAGTGTTTGAGGGAGGGCCGGCAGTATCCAGTAATGATCTAAAGAATGCCCTAAGGAGTTTGCCGGGTAACGTGACCCACGCATTTATTACTCATGTTCATATTGATCATTATGGCGGTACTGGCATATTGACTGAATTGAACCCGAACATTGAGGTTTATGTACATCCTAGAGGCTCAAAGGTCTTACCAAATCCAGACATTATTTGGGTACCAGCTAGGGATGCCATGGGATGGCTTGGTGAATTATATGGTAAGCCCCTTGAAATACCGGGTAAGAACGCGAGGGAGACCAAGGATGGTGATAGGACCACCATTGGTGATATTACGGTAGAGGTAATACATACACCAGGTCATGCTAGTCACCACCAATCCTTCGTGGTTGAACCCTGGAACATACTCATTGTTGGTGATGCAGCCGGTATTTATGTTAAGGACCTTGATTATATAATACCAACCACAATGGAACCACTTAGGTTTGACCTATATGTTGACAGTATCAAGAAGCTGATTGCAAGGAATCCAGCATACATAGCCTACACTCATCACTTATTGGTTCCCAATGCCACTGACTTATTAAATAGACATCTTAGGCAGGTGGATATTTGGGGTAGGACTGCTGAGGAGGCCGTTAGAGAGAGGTTAAGCGTTAATGACCTTGAAAGAATGCTCTTGGAAAGGGACCAGGATCTTAAGAGGGTTTATGATAGATTAAGGAATATGAGAGCTCATTATCACTTATTCGGTATGGCCATTGATGGTTTGTATAAGTATTTCCGCGATATTGAGTCAAAGCGCAAGTAG